Sequence from the Ailuropoda melanoleuca isolate Jingjing chromosome 10, ASM200744v2, whole genome shotgun sequence genome:
gcttaacataatataaaaaaagctTCTAATTTTTATGACTTCAAAAGTTAGTATAGAATTAACTTTCAGGTACTATTTCAGTCTGAGATTATTTCTTCATGCGCTTATTTCCACTTTGTCCTAAAGAAGGTATGTTACTGGCATCTTATTCTGAGATCATTTAATTTAGGTTGTaatttcagggatttttttttttttttttttgaggaacaagAATCaagtatttgttcatttcttgcaTTTGAAGCATTCCTTGCATTTGAAGCATTCCTCGATGACATCCTTGGCCTGAGACTTTGCCATAGTCCTTAACCACCACACAACTGCAACCAGTGACTTGATGGGGTTTTCCCCCTCTGTCAGTTTTACAGAGGCCCACCCATTCCCCTAGTTTCTTGTTGTCATCAACCTTAATAAGGCTGATTTGGTGTTCAGCACAAAGGGCCTCCGTGAACTTGACATACATAGGCTCACCAGGGCTGGATCAAGCACACAAAGATGGGCTTGGCACTTGTCTAAGGCTTCGACAGCTTGGCGAATTCCACGTGTTAGGCCATGGTGGATCAGGGCGGTCTTCAGCACCTCGTGTAAGGCAGAATTAACGCCCATTACAGCTCCAGCAGCAATGCCTTCCTCAGCCATGGCAGTCAGTTACAGGTACAGTCAAATCTTAAGGGCACCTGAGcctccaggattttttttttttttgatagttatTTAAGGCAGCCATAGAAGACACCTGACTAATGATGTCAAGAAAGACCTACATATTGAAGAAAAATCTGCCTGGATGAGCCTCATGTAGGTTCTTCTTGTATGGAttactagaaaaaagaaagaaaaaacccctGCAAATGAAAACTGCTGAGACTGAAGTCCATGGAGTCTGAAGAAAGACTGCTTTAACCTTCAGGCAGAATCCTGAATTagccttctcttcctctgagGACCCACTTGTGTGTCTTGCTCCCTTCTCTGAGAGGGTCTCCTCTTCGGAGGTGGTTTGGCACCGGAAGAGGTAGAGCACAAACTATACTTCAGTCGAGTCTCGGCAGCTACGCCCAGGCTACGGCTGACACGACGGCCCGCTGTCAGCTGCGTTTTCAAGGTTACAGAAAAAAGTCAAACACTGACAGCACAGATGGGGCGTACAGTGACTGAACTACagcagtttgggggtggggatgcaCTGCTGGGGGTCTGAGCAACACTCACACAGACGCAAATGTGCAAAATCGAAAAACACAAAACTGTCTAACACGTTTGGTGTTAGGCACGAATTTGGCAAAAGTGCCAGCAGTGCTAGCCTTTGCAGTATCTGTTAATGACTTCCTCTAATTTTTTCCTTATCATAGTCACACTCAAACGAAAAAAGCCCTAGTTTTGAAGCTCACGTCCTGTGCCAAGGAGTGTGTGGCACAGCACACGGACACGTCATCTTAAGGGACAGATGAGTGTAACTGAGCGTTTCTCACACTGCTGCCTGAAGAGAACCCGGTAAGAAATCACGGTCTACAGTTTGTCCTAGAGCGTTAGCTACTAAAAGACGTTCCAGctcattttctaactttttatttcgGACTATCTCGAGTAACCACCAGGCCGCAGGTTTTGAAGATAAATTTGACTTTTAGTTACTATATTGAGGTAAAGAAAGACATGATTTTTAACACAGTAGACTCTGCACTGTACACTCAAATTATTGGAAAAGGTGCCTTTGTGCCTTGTCAGTCCCTTAGGAATATAATTAGAAAGTTCTTTTCAAAGTGTGTGAAATTAGGCTACCACATGAATCCCAAGCCATCAATCATTAATCTATAGACTAGATGAAATGactaaaaatagaataaacagtttttaaaatagatctGATAGACTGAACAGATTTAACTAAAGTTCgtaaaaattctttttcactTAGAGTGtctttttttcaaatgagaacaACTGTTataacagaagaacaaaaaactgaagaacaaaagTACAGCATATAAGACAAACTATATCaacttatataaaacaaaactcaggtttaataattcattttgtatttttaattaaaaatattgactaTGCACCAATAAAACTGCTTAATATACTAGCCACCTTAAAAAACACTCTACTCCAAAAATGAAAGATCGTTCGTTTCTGCCTACTTagcaaaattcaaatgaaaacaattacTGTGAGTAAATGATAGACCCGACTCATAATTACGTACTTTTGATTACATAATTGTGAAAGACAACACTGTTAACAAAACATTGAGCAAACTGTTTTTAGAGTGATGTTATAGggtcaaaaaaaaatgaatagcagAAAATATAGGTTATTACTTATGGATGGTAATATAACATATGCCTCATTTTAGCATAATTCCAGCAATGGATCACTGAATGCCATATCACAAATTAAGATTCAAAGATAAGAAAGTAAAGATTggccaaaatgaaaattttcaataaGTTGCTATATCATCAATTAGCCATCAGGAAGACTAGATAATTAATCAAACATAACTGACTTTGTAGGGACTGagataaacttaatttttttgagatgagagaaagaatgtCCTGATGTCTTATTTCTAAAGTCATGtggttcaatttttttctaatttttaaaattaaatcccAAGCGTCAAATATGATTTTATACCTTATTTACACTCCAGTGGCGCACTGAATGTTGCACATCATTAACTTTGACATAGGTATTCCAAACAACAATCACTCCCGTGCAATCCCCTGAATACATGTGAtgacctatttaaaaaaaaaaataaaattactcacTTAAGAATGCTATGCACAggtagaaacagaatgaaaatgggaaaacacACCCCAGTATAACAAAGAATCAGAGGGCTATTAAATGGtattttagtaaaaagaaaacaaaaaagccaaaaaaaaaaaaacccactcaaaTATAACCGTAGTCAAATCCTAATTATCTTTAAATGAATTCTTCATTCTTCTGAACTACTTTTGatgatttatttcccttttgtcaCTTACATGAAATTGAATACACAAAGAAATATGCATCTCATTGCATTTGTATATGGTTCAAATTCTACAGCCAAACAAATCATTTGAATTATCTAATACATATCTATATTGCTCACCTTTATTAACCTATATAATCTGTTTTATACTCCTGGAAAAACACCTATATTCTAATATATACTGTTAGCAAAATGCCTGAGACCAGGAGAAACTCAGTAAACGATcatggaatgaataaaatgataaatgacaGGTGTTCTAATTTAACATATATTCTTAGAGTCAAACCATCTTATAGTTGAATGGGACCTCAGAGACCATCAAATTCAACTTTATACTCTCTCAGGAATCTCTTCCACACCATCATGAACAGACGGTTGTTCAGGAACTGTGTACTTAATATTTTACAAAGCAGCTCTTCAACTGATGAAAGGCTCCGTATACTAGAATGTTCTTAAAGAACATCTGTCTTTGGTAGCTTTGGTCCCATCTCTACCTACTGGAGCAACACAGACTGACTTCTTTTTGTTTCACATACGGATATCTTAGTcaagtatttgaagaaattcaCTTATCTTTTATAATCTGAGCTACTTCTATGACAAAGTTTGCAGAAACCTTTCTATCCTTGGTTGACTCTTCCTAAATATGTTCCAATTTCTTAACATCCTTGTAGTTGCACTGAATAAATTACCAGTATTGTCATTTTGATCTGGATCCCATACTAACTATAGCTATGGTCTACATATCAGTGTCTGAAATAATGTAAAGATGACTATATACCATCCTCATAAGGGTTTATGGGGAATAAATCAGTTTAcacatgtaaagtacttaaaacaTTACAGCACATAGCAAGGACTCCAGAAATGTTCGACTCAGCAACCTCAGGTCTGGGAAtttatgttaagaaaataattataaaacagtaCAACAAAGttttgtatatacacatatgtatgtacgtgtatgtgtgtatctatattaTTCACAGAAATCATGTTCATGGTAGGAGAAAACTGGAAACATCCTAAGTATTGCCAACAATAGAATGTTTCTCAAGATACATTCAGACAACTATAAAATACATACCTATTAACTGTTAGCTGAATGCAGAGGTGCTCAGTGCACAACGTACTCAGTACATAGTGTAAATACAGGTTTCCCTGCTATCTACCTAATATTCTTTTGgtatttccctcttcttcctcattttaaCCCTTTAACTCAAAAGCCTCTTAAAAGAAacctactggaaaaaaaaaaagaagcctactGAGGGGATAATCACCAATccaatgaaatatatttatgaaatttggTGTATGACTAGTTGTTACAGCAAAGATTAGTTGaatctaaatatttaagaatttaatgactttaatgattttttaaaaagatttcattaatttatttgagaaagagaacacgtgcagggggaggagcagagggagagggacaaacagactccatgctgaacgcacagcccaacatgggactcaatctcatgaccctgagatcacaacctgagctgaaatcaagagttggacacttaacagactgagtcacgcaggtgcccccagaatttaATGActaaaattacaaacaaaattcCCTCACTGCTAAATCTGTGCCCAGGTCTACCATATGATctgcaaaatacacataaatccAAAAATGTACAATTGTCAATACACAAAATCCCTCTCAAGCTTGAAAAGATTATCTtagtgaataaaaattattttacaaaattcttCATACAACTAgctttcatttggaatatattcTGACATACCTTCAATATCAAAACAGAGAGAGTTGATGAAACTCCTGTGCGTGTCAAACTGTCGGATCAGTATGGCAGGATCCTCTCTCATATCAACCTTCCATACCCGTATCACAGAATCATAGCACCCTGTAACCACCAGGTCTTTTACAGCAGGATGGAATTTAGCCGTGTAAACAAAAGAAGGATGAGGTAAAACTCTGAAAGTattggtattatttatttcatttttccatatcctagaaaaggataaaaagttATACATTGCTTCTGAAAGGCAGAAGTTTCTAAAACTTTCTCTAACAACCAACACAGCCAACGGAACTTAAGTAAGCAATGACAATAACCAATGGTAAACTACATTTCATAACAATCAAAAATAATGTGACCAAATATTTGATGGACAGGGTTCTTTACATTTTGACAAAGCTATTTCTTAGTTATTATTAAGCATAATGGTTAATTTATCTACTAATTTTAATCTatactgtaaaatgaaaaatatttggatttttttttaaaacctatttttgaCACTGATTAAACACACATGGAATATAGTGCATTTAGTacattacacacaaaaaataaaatataggaagaGCTTTAATTAGTCCCCATTTGTGTATATTGCTTTTGCAAAGTGCTCACTAGTAGAGGTTTAGAGAACAAGATAATTTATTAACTTTGTATTTGTAATTTCCAAGCCTAGATAATGATCATGATCTCAAAGTCTTAAAAGCCATACTGAAATTACTGTATGATACCTGagtaaaataagattaaaataactatgatattTTGATAAAAAACAGACTATCTTAAACACTCAATTTATGTTCAACACTTTTACTATCTCTTCCTCTAAAtaatggataatttttaaaaagtaattattactGTCATTGCTACAGTCTTGACAAAAGAGTAAACCCTAAGGGTTACAACTGTTACGTTAGATACTCTGCACTTCTAGTCAGTGTgtaaaaataggcaaaatctAGCAACAGAAAGGTGCTAAATGAGTATGGAACACCGGATTTTAAACAGTTTGATTAAATtattagaatgagaaaaatatattaattttaatagagGGATGGGGATTTatagtttattcttttaattacGACCTAAGAACTAAAGCAAATTaggtctttttcaaaattattgatgagagaaaaaaatacagttgcCATTCAAGAATAACATTCTATGAGTTTTCTTAGCAGCTGCTTCAAATACAGGATATGATCTTCAATTACTAAGAATCCAAACTAATAATGGAGGAAGTGAAAGAACATGTTTTCAAGTGAAAATAAAGCACGTGTGTGTCACTGCATAAACACTTTTACCATAGTAACACTTTCAATGAATATGCTACATGAAACACAGTActtaatgaaagaacaaaatcacTAATTTGTGATTAAGATTGTTAAAAGAAGAAGAttgtttaaaagataaaaactttgGTTGCTTGCTTAAAAATCTAAGCAGTATTATTTGAAGTACTATATAACAGGCAGAAATGAGGCAATCATATCTTAAAAACAGCTCAATTAAAACagacacagtattttaaaataaaaatgaaggctTTTATGTAAAGACCTAACTGGTATCAATGATGGCTTTAGACAAGCAAGCAATGGTCGAGTCCaagaatgaaaaaatgtattaatgagtttggggaaaaaaataggctGATCACAAAGAACAAGGAAATATACAAATTTGTAAAGACTAGAtgagcacacacaaaaaacttatcagaattgggaaagaaaaaacatgcaGTTACAACAGTCTGTGTGATGAGGGGCAACATGGGGACATATGAGCCTAACTGGGAGCCATTACATGTGGGGAAAGTCTGATTACATGAGGAGCTGTTGGTTAGAGAAAAACACAGATTGTACGGAAGATAACTAAAGATGATTTCGGTTAACCCTACACGGCAAAGAGCTAACCAGTGGGAAACAGTTATCAGGAGCCACTAACACTAGCCaagaagacagaaggagaagaTATGGCCAGAAGCTCATGCTCTGCCACTTGAAGCATGAGCAACTCTAATTCTCTTCCTTTGactttagttttttcattttaagtagtcCTTACCTCTTTTAAAAACCTCACTCTTTTTGGTACTAGCCACAATGTTTCTCTCTTCACTCAGTTAATcctacacaataaatatttttatgatgtaaAGACCCCTCAATCAGTATCAAAgctacataaagaaaaaagtatgctTTACTACAATCTATTACATGCTGTGTGGAAAAACCCAAGAGACTTTAAGAAATGGTTAAATCTGAGCTGGGTTTTAAATGATGAAGATGAGCCCACAGCAGCTCACAAAAGGCACTTACATGTTTGCTGAGTGACTGAGGTGGGCAGGAAGGCCAGGAAAAGGGCATTTAAGCACAGGAAGAGGAGGCATGGAGACACCAAAGAGGGTAAAATGCtaagagcattttaaaagattgtgtGGGTGAGGCCGTAGGTACATGGCAAGTGCACAGGAGAAGGATGGAGGGTCAATGAGAAACATACCTGTTATGCCATGCTAAAGAGctggaacatttttaaaagggctGTGGGAATCAAAGACTTTTGAAAATTAGGTATTATAAAAGATGGTTGTGGGAAGATGGAGGAACAAGAGACTGAACAGTAGGGAAGTTTAGCACCACCAGTTTAAGCAACAGGGAGATAGCAAGGGCCTGAATGAAGGTAACAGCAGTGAGGCTAGAAAGGGTTTGACGGAATGGTGAAGGATTTAGGAGGGCGAACTGACAGACCGTGGTACTGCTTGGATATGGGGAGgaaagtgggaagaaaaaaagaaatgagtgctTCTTCTGGGTTCCTGTTCCAGAGACAGGGTGGGTGCCATTAAAAAATCCACAAGAGGACTAAAGCAGGAAAGCAGTTTGGTGATATAAGCAAGTCTGGTTTTGGATCTGAGGTGCACTGGCAGTCCagacagaataaaagaaagtgaaactcagaaaaaaagtGGGTGTTAGAAGTCAGCCCATGGAAGTGAGAGTCAAAGCTGGGGAAGATGAGAGAAACCAGGACGAGCACAGCAAACCAGGGAAGATGCTCAAGTAGGAGGATTCTGGGAATAAACATTTATAgagaacaggcagaggaagaggaacgAGAGATGGAACGAGAACTGGCCAGAGTCATAAAAAGCAAACAGAGGAGGCTGTTAATGAAATCActgattgaaatattttaaaactggtcAATAATTAATGACTGACGTGAAAGCAAACAGGGTAAGGACCCAAACCGTCCACTGGATCTGAAAATCAGCAAGAGACTGCTGGCCTCTTAAAGAAGGTTGATCTAGCAGGACGGGAGTGAAAGCCAGATTCAGGGGGTTGAACTAAAGACAACATGTGGCATGCATAGAACGTTCTTGATGttgtaggaagaaaaataatgtagtaGTCTGGAAAGCAGGAAGAACTGACAAGATTTCTTAAGATAAGGAGATTTGAGCATATTTTTAAGATGAGAGGACAAAATCAataggaagaaactgaagagacAAGAGAGGTAGGAAACAGAATAGTAGATTGAAGGACTGAGATTAAAAGCACATGTCAAAGAGTGGCCGGAAAGGTGTCTTTACCCATACATCTTTGTTAAGAGCAGTGGACAGAGATAAAGATGggtacatttatacatttatagatACTGGGTGGGAACCCAGAGGGACATACAGGAAGTTCATGTCTGGGATAATTTCGCTGTAAGTTGAAGGCAGTCAGCTAATGAAAGTGCGAAGATGTGACTCATGTAGAGAACTTGAAGTGCCGTAAGGCTTGGATGTGCTGCCAGAGGAATGAGAAAAGATAGCTGCATAGAGATAAGGAAAAGTCTTGCTCGGCTGAGATGAGAGCTCAGGTGATTTTAAGACTTACAAATCCATAGTCAGGACTTTACAAGGTTATGAATTTTTCTCTAGTACAATCTGGCATTGGACAGAACGCCTATGCTGAGAGAACAAACAGACCATAGCTTCTGAAAGATCCTATTAAGAGGGACTAACAGCGGATGCCCAGCTACACAGGGAAGGAAATCAAGTCTCACCAATTACCATCTTTTGcatttaaatagaaactaaacaacaataataacatcTTAATCAATtagacattttatattaaaaaggaagCTGATAGGATTAATAGAAGGGACTTAGACACTAGAAGTGTCTGTTAAAAAAGCaggaagtggggcgcctgggtggctcaggcattaagtgtctgccatcggctcaggtcctgataccagggtcctgggatcaagccctgcaggaccccctcgttgggctcccttctcagtggggagcctacttctccttctcccgctgcccctgcttgtgttccctccttagctgtctttgtcaaatacataaataaaatcttaaaaagaaaaaaaaaaagcaggaagcaGAATAAGAGGGCATCCCAAATTGCTCTAATTATCAGCTTCCTGGTGTACAGAGATCATAAAAGATTTATGTGTATCCACCTACATTTGTTGGAATCAAATCACAtgatatataatacacatataaagCATCTTGAAAAACTGCCTAATAATACACGAAAGGAAGAACAAGCACTGTCAATGAAGTTttacaaagctttaaaaattttattatgatacTTATTAAGTTGGAAGgggttaaattattttataactgacattctgaaaaattcaaatattgacaatctataaaactcttaaaacataAGGTACATATTCACTTACAGGTAGGTATCCCCTGCTTTTCAAAGTCTGCATTACACCACTTTGCTTTTTACCTAAGACCTACGTCAGTACCTgactaaccaaaagaaatttgaagaggatttttgctttaatgaaaaaaggagaaaagcacaAATCGGGTTCACCACTTGTTCGGCAGAGAGCCCTTACAGAGGGAGCGTGCAGCCCCAGCAGCAAGAGGGGCCCGGCCATGCTCCTGCCCAGGAACTATACTCAGCATTTCAATGTCAAGCTCCACAGCTCTgagctgtgtctgtgagcatctgtgctttatctcaatttattttgtgtatcccttagAGCAAAATATGTCGCAAGGTATCAAAAAACTCcaagagaggttatttttggggTCTGCGAACgctcaaaaatttttccatataaattaagaGTTATTACCTCTTCCCCTTATGCCATTTCATCTTAGACAAGGCTTCACAGGAATGCCGTACTTTTGGATAGTGGAGGAAACTGTTCCTTGCCCTCTAGGATGCACTGTGCATTGCTGTGTCCTGGCACCTTCCCACAGCTAACAGGGAAGACAGAAGCCCTACCAGTAAGACCTTATATTCTAGGACAAATATCAACTGTTTACTTTATGTCAAACAGTGTACAGTATTAATCAAACACTGTACATAATGATCACTTAAGGACATTGAGAACTAGAAGCATTACATATTacctaaataaaatgtatttaataaaaacatcttCAGGAAGAAGTTTTCCCCACTATGACTGATCTAATCAGTGAGTCTGTATGATGCATCTCTGTGACAGTCCCTTGATAAGCAAATATGACCAAAGCCTAAGAACAGCTGTATCACTTtatgttctctttgctttccttgtTGGCAAGCAACATACACAGTAAGTACTCCTCAAGTATACTAACCTGGCAGTGCCGTCAGATGATGCAGTAAGGACATAGCGATCATCATTTGACCAGCAAAGATCATAAATGATATTGAGGTGGCCACACAATTCTCTCATGAAACGCCCAGAAGGAATTTCATATACTagagaaaacattcaaaaattaGTCAGCCGGAGAGTCCTACCCAGTAACACACAAATATATAGCTTATAATAATTTGCACACAGTCTCTAAGAATATTATCACCAAAGATATTTTCAGCATAAAAAATCTCAGTCTacttaaaaacagtttttcatttccttcagacaCAAGAATttacacatataaaattttataatatgctACAACTACTCTCATCTCTTCAAAGTAGTTTTTCTAATAATCTTTGATAATCAATTTATTaaccaaataataaataacatttaaattgcaATTCCTTTCAAAGATTCTATAATTTGGGCTTTCATGAATAAGATACTACtttacatgaaaataattaaattccaaccaaaattttaatcatttaaattaaagtaAGAAGAAATTTAAACTGTGCTATtgttagaaaataattcttttttaaaaaaatattatttatttatttgagagagcgagagtgagcgcCAGCTgcgggaaggggcaaagggagagggagaagcagactccttgctgagcaatgtggtcaggaccctgggatcatgacctgaaccgaaggaaGATGCTGCaacagctgagctacccaggcacccctcgttagaaaaaaattctaatactaAAATGATATAATAAGAGAATTAACAGAGACCCAATCTGGTAAACAAGGTATTGTGGTATTGATACAAGTTAGGTTCACaatgaaatcttcaaagaaaGTAACTTAGTTCAGAACGAGAAAGTTTGCAAGTCTCTACTTCCACCTAGTGGTAAAACCAAATGCCCTTAAAATACTAAGCTGTACAGAAGTACTTCCGGAATAGCAAAGGACTTCAGAATACCTGCTCCCtgataaaagcaaagagaacatgCAAAAATTATCCAAATTAGCTTTTTCAGAACTCTAGAAATTAAACAGAGGCTTGCAACAATTTGAGGAGcatttttacttaagaaaaagcTTAATCTTTGTAAGAACCTGAGCTCTGTGGTGTTTTAACTTGCCATGTTCCCATTCCCCTCTCCCAAGCTCCACAGTAGCTTTAGAAACCAACAACTTAAAGCCAGCAGCCTAGGAGCCATGGGATGGGGCAGAAGAGGTAAGAAGCTCCCCCAAAGCCCCATCTCCAAGACTTACCACTATTaagacagtctggcagttcccTAAAAAGCTCCACTCTCAGGGCTTGGCTTTACTTGACTTAGCTCAGAGCATGCTCTGTGTGAACAGCCCTAACCCCAGCATGCATGCTGAAATAATCAGGGGCACAGCTATCTGAGGCAGTGATACCAACTGAGGCTAAGGAGAGGCTGAgcaaaaaacataaaaggaagaaactgagaatgAGATGTCCATAGGGGACTTTGAAAAGATCCAACAAATTCCTGGGAACCTAGCAGCACATATGTATGTGAACAAAAGATTAGAGGTCCTCTCTCACTCTGACTGACTTGAAAGCGAAGGCTAAGGCCTACCGTGAGTGTTAAGAGAGcatcccaacacacacacaaatccgcTTGGTAAAGCCTGGGCGATCCACTCACTCaaggcatttaaaaatctctaccATACCTGACCACCAAGCTAACTG
This genomic interval carries:
- the LOC105235787 gene encoding LOW QUALITY PROTEIN: 40S ribosomal protein S12 (The sequence of the model RefSeq protein was modified relative to this genomic sequence to represent the inferred CDS: inserted 3 bases in 2 codons), producing the protein MAEEGIAAGAVMGVNSALHEVLKTALIHHGLTRGIRQAVEALDKCQAHLCVLXSSPGEPMYVKFTEALCAEHQISLIKVDDNKKLGEWVGLCKTDRGGKPHQVTGCSCVVVKDYGKXSQAKDVIEECFKCKECFKCKK